The following proteins come from a genomic window of Shewanella halifaxensis HAW-EB4:
- a CDS encoding uroporphyrinogen-III synthase: MKVLLTRPEGRNQLMAEALTKRNVSYFITPLLNVQPTSNLDAQQIDMTLKQADIIIFISTNAVSFASKAINNQWPTSAHYLAVGDATHAALSDIGLDAEKAPEDCQQTEGLLTLPTLTQVNGKNILIVRGQGGREDLATELTKRQARLNYWEVYKRGCPALDAACLCQQWQSFGIDTIIITSGEILDNLVKTVPKELFAWLQTCHIIVPSSRVYEKAKAYGLVQISNATAANTNAMLATLSLK, encoded by the coding sequence ATGAAAGTCTTACTGACGCGTCCTGAAGGGCGCAATCAGTTGATGGCAGAGGCGTTGACAAAGCGCAACGTCTCTTACTTCATCACGCCCCTACTTAATGTTCAGCCCACCTCTAACCTCGACGCCCAGCAAATTGATATGACGCTTAAACAAGCCGATATCATCATTTTTATCAGCACCAATGCGGTTAGCTTTGCTTCTAAAGCGATCAATAATCAATGGCCTACATCTGCCCATTATCTTGCGGTTGGCGATGCCACTCACGCGGCGCTTAGCGACATAGGCCTTGATGCAGAGAAAGCTCCTGAAGACTGCCAACAAACGGAAGGCCTACTCACCTTACCCACGCTGACTCAGGTTAATGGTAAAAATATTCTGATAGTTAGAGGTCAAGGCGGACGAGAAGACCTGGCAACCGAGCTGACTAAACGCCAAGCACGACTGAATTACTGGGAAGTCTATAAACGTGGTTGCCCTGCGCTTGATGCAGCATGCCTTTGCCAACAATGGCAAAGCTTTGGTATAGACACTATCATCATTACCAGTGGCGAAATACTCGATAACCTCGTTAAAACAGTACCAAAAGAGCTATTTGCTTGGCTGCAAACTTGTCATATTATAGTGCCAAGCTCTCGAGTATATGAAAAAGCAAAAGCGTACGGCCTAGTGCAGATTAGTAATGCCACCGCCGCAAACACTAATGCTATGCTAGCTACGTTATCTCTAAAGTAA
- a CDS encoding uroporphyrinogen-III C-methyltransferase encodes METKNTDANTSEPTVATQPVIKAQSEPQTNANESTRSNESPSSNGSTVQTQPSPSKPAPWGVIFTLFLLLLLTFASSAGGYYLYQQLQAQQAETAALQQELKQELQTVLVAPNQRITSLEQQQNQFKSSVDSTLKKTVDQQTQLEERVSIIAQRNPNHWRAEEAKYLVRLAGQKLWLEKDPSTATSLLKAADERIKSMRDPSLMPLRKALAKDIAAVAAIKNTDISGTVLTLDNIIDGLDKLPLNRAETHFSADELADTQVSGSLDDWQSNLAKSWQALIDDFVIVRKRTTDAAPLLEPDQQWYLVENIKNKLLQAQLALYRQDQVNYRNSIKLARKWIYQYFDLKDQQTIDTLATLDALETLKIQTTNIERFEASNLLNQLVTYGNLMTEEAQ; translated from the coding sequence ATGGAAACCAAGAACACTGACGCCAACACTTCAGAGCCAACTGTTGCAACACAGCCTGTTATCAAAGCGCAGTCAGAACCGCAAACTAATGCAAATGAAAGCACTCGCTCTAATGAAAGCCCCAGCTCTAATGGAAGTACTGTGCAAACGCAACCTTCTCCAAGCAAGCCTGCACCTTGGGGCGTTATCTTTACCCTATTTTTACTATTGCTACTCACTTTCGCTTCTAGCGCTGGCGGTTACTACCTGTACCAACAGCTTCAAGCTCAGCAAGCTGAAACAGCAGCACTACAGCAAGAACTCAAGCAGGAGCTACAAACCGTACTTGTCGCGCCTAATCAGCGGATTACCTCTTTAGAGCAGCAACAAAACCAATTCAAGTCTAGTGTTGACTCAACCCTGAAAAAGACAGTTGACCAGCAAACTCAGCTTGAAGAGCGCGTGTCGATCATTGCTCAGCGAAATCCAAACCATTGGCGCGCCGAAGAAGCCAAATATCTGGTTAGACTTGCGGGGCAAAAACTCTGGCTAGAAAAAGATCCTAGTACGGCAACCAGTCTGTTAAAAGCAGCTGATGAGCGTATTAAGTCAATGCGTGACCCTTCACTGATGCCACTAAGAAAAGCACTCGCCAAAGATATTGCGGCGGTTGCTGCGATTAAGAATACCGATATCTCGGGTACTGTTTTGACCTTAGATAACATCATAGACGGTCTAGATAAACTGCCTTTGAATCGCGCCGAGACACATTTCTCAGCTGATGAGCTCGCCGATACCCAAGTCAGTGGCTCACTAGATGATTGGCAGTCTAACTTAGCCAAGTCATGGCAGGCATTAATTGATGATTTCGTTATCGTCAGAAAACGCACCACAGATGCCGCACCTCTGCTTGAGCCTGATCAACAGTGGTATTTAGTAGAGAATATCAAGAATAAGCTACTGCAAGCGCAGCTGGCCCTATATCGTCAAGATCAGGTTAATTATCGTAACTCCATCAAGCTAGCTAGAAAATGGATCTATCAATACTTTGATCTTAAAGATCAACAAACCATTGATACGTTAGCGACGTTAGATGCACTAGAAACATTGAAGATCCAAACGACGAATATAGAACGTTTTGAAGCCTCTAACCTACTTAATCAGTTAGTCACCTATGGCAACCTAATGACAGAGGAGGCGCAGTAA
- the dapF gene encoding diaminopimelate epimerase: MIQFTKMHGLGNDFMVVDGVTQNVFFSPDQIKRLADRNFGVGFDQLLLVEPPYDPDLDFHYRIFNADGSEVEQCGNGARCFARFVRNKGLTHKHKIRVSTSSGKITLRLERDGKVTVNMGIPVLEPSKIPFTAKKVEKTYLLLASSGTYLCGAVSMGNPHCVIEVDDVAAADVDTIGAELTNHERFPKGVNVGFMQVVNSGHIKLRVYERGAAETLACGTGACAAVVVGIQQGKLDRNVCVDLPGGSLMINWDGEGKPLWMTGPAEHVYDGQIAQ, encoded by the coding sequence TTGATCCAATTCACTAAGATGCATGGGTTAGGCAATGATTTTATGGTCGTCGATGGAGTGACACAGAATGTGTTTTTCTCTCCAGATCAAATTAAGCGCCTAGCCGATCGGAATTTTGGCGTTGGTTTCGATCAGTTATTACTGGTAGAGCCTCCGTACGATCCCGATTTAGATTTTCATTATCGCATCTTTAATGCTGACGGCAGCGAAGTTGAACAGTGTGGCAACGGTGCCCGTTGTTTTGCACGCTTTGTGCGTAATAAAGGTCTGACCCATAAACATAAAATTCGCGTGAGCACCTCTTCTGGTAAAATCACTTTGCGTCTTGAGCGTGACGGTAAAGTCACGGTTAATATGGGCATACCCGTACTCGAGCCGAGCAAAATCCCTTTTACCGCTAAGAAAGTTGAGAAAACCTACCTGCTTTTGGCATCGAGCGGCACCTATCTTTGTGGCGCAGTTTCTATGGGTAATCCTCATTGCGTGATTGAGGTTGACGACGTGGCAGCAGCCGATGTTGATACTATTGGCGCCGAGCTGACCAATCATGAACGCTTTCCAAAAGGTGTGAATGTTGGCTTTATGCAGGTAGTGAATTCAGGGCATATTAAACTCAGAGTTTATGAGCGCGGCGCAGCTGAAACATTAGCTTGTGGTACAGGCGCCTGTGCGGCGGTGGTTGTTGGTATACAGCAAGGTAAACTTGATCGAAATGTGTGTGTGGACTTACCCGGTGGCAGTTTAATGATTAACTGGGACGGCGAGGGTAAGCCTTTGTGGATGACAGGGCCTGCCGAGCATGTTTACGATGGGCAGATCGCACAATGA
- a CDS encoding class I adenylate cyclase: protein MQDEFDKFERAAQRLDVIRYARAIALLSPLKRHLLRLIPIFLHYHAPKLPGYNGPLTPSGIVDYQFLAETTEACETLEIDLSNAKTAARPLIEGIYSMGSTASFGQNPQSDIDVWLIHSDLLSKNECELLASKAVLLTQWFAKFDLEVNFYLVHPEQFIREQGEQADLYNCMGHEHSGSAQHWLLLEEFYRSQFRLAGRPIAWWPNAKKSPKLLTLGDANTLPASEYFGASLWQLYKGVEKPHKALLKVLLLEAYASDYPNTQLVSERIWQHTLKGDFSAANDAYYLLYESIESYLKKHGDNRRLEITRRCFYLKCGVKLSRHDQAVDWRYFKMQKLVADWNWSESLLKTLDHCENWHCGQLQWFNEQLNELMLGSYRTLLQFASTHRLSESLRISELGLLTRKLHTYFSEDAHQIMRLNPLWSRSILEPHLSVIYSEQDKSYYLYRCSPNPKNFLEYSAVFHSKSKAKLLVWASLNGVADSKTHWHEVRQSKRKSTYLTHAGNRLDGLIVHQSTKVSKMALYQPWHFSKLVFLLNFNSDPTESWQGQDIMVDYMNSNVFSIGRRHLNMVDSIDVISLNSWGEWHCHHFEGEKSILDALSFVTPGMKRASATVSVEVISCSSKLRSQTERTVQNLLYRAVRLSRQAQSSTTLGYALQVGRLRYGLFFNNRGMHYENLSDAKSFYQQLSQRKLLELPRPTLGDEPFAKVPAVIQDYAAKGAIQYFLRQREEGLDVFILDEKNELNHYVQEGTDVDALVNKLSHYHTFEDPQLERDNFNLPQFFKLDRVKGELVALPFGVTQESSEVDF, encoded by the coding sequence TTGCAGGACGAGTTTGATAAATTCGAGCGTGCAGCTCAACGGTTAGATGTCATCAGGTACGCTAGAGCGATTGCGCTGCTGTCGCCACTCAAGCGGCACTTACTTCGGCTTATTCCTATTTTTTTGCATTACCACGCCCCTAAACTGCCTGGTTATAACGGCCCTTTAACGCCGTCTGGTATTGTAGATTATCAGTTTTTGGCAGAAACCACGGAAGCCTGTGAAACCCTCGAAATTGATCTATCGAATGCAAAAACTGCAGCTCGCCCCTTAATTGAGGGGATTTACAGCATGGGCAGTACTGCGAGCTTTGGTCAAAATCCGCAGAGCGACATCGATGTATGGTTAATACATAGTGATTTATTGAGTAAGAATGAGTGTGAATTACTCGCTAGCAAAGCTGTATTACTGACCCAGTGGTTCGCAAAGTTTGATTTGGAAGTGAACTTCTACTTGGTGCACCCAGAGCAATTTATTAGAGAGCAGGGCGAACAGGCTGATTTATACAACTGCATGGGGCATGAGCACAGTGGTAGTGCTCAGCATTGGTTACTGCTCGAGGAGTTTTATCGTAGTCAATTTCGTTTGGCGGGTAGGCCTATAGCATGGTGGCCGAATGCTAAAAAGTCTCCAAAGTTACTCACTTTAGGCGATGCTAATACTTTGCCAGCTAGTGAGTATTTTGGCGCTTCGCTTTGGCAGCTCTACAAGGGGGTTGAGAAGCCTCATAAAGCCTTGTTAAAAGTGCTTCTACTAGAAGCGTATGCCAGTGATTACCCCAATACTCAGTTAGTGAGTGAGCGGATTTGGCAACATACATTAAAAGGGGATTTCTCAGCGGCTAATGATGCTTATTATCTGCTGTATGAGTCGATAGAGTCCTATTTAAAGAAGCATGGTGATAATCGGCGTCTAGAGATCACCCGCCGTTGTTTTTACTTAAAGTGTGGCGTCAAATTGAGTCGGCATGATCAGGCGGTCGATTGGCGATACTTTAAGATGCAGAAATTAGTTGCCGATTGGAACTGGTCAGAAAGTTTACTGAAAACTCTAGATCACTGTGAAAATTGGCACTGTGGCCAGTTGCAGTGGTTTAACGAACAGCTCAATGAACTGATGTTGGGCAGTTATCGGACCCTATTGCAGTTTGCTTCAACCCATAGATTAAGTGAGAGCTTACGGATCTCTGAGTTAGGTCTATTAACCCGAAAGCTGCATACTTATTTTAGTGAAGATGCCCACCAGATCATGCGCCTTAATCCGCTGTGGAGTCGTTCGATTCTAGAGCCCCATTTATCTGTCATTTATAGCGAACAAGATAAGTCTTATTATTTGTATCGTTGCTCACCTAACCCGAAAAACTTCCTTGAATATAGTGCGGTGTTCCATTCAAAAAGTAAGGCTAAGTTGTTGGTATGGGCCAGCTTGAATGGTGTTGCTGATAGTAAAACCCATTGGCATGAAGTGAGACAAAGTAAGCGCAAATCGACTTACTTAACTCATGCGGGCAATCGACTCGACGGGCTTATCGTACATCAATCGACGAAAGTATCTAAGATGGCACTCTATCAGCCTTGGCATTTTAGCAAGCTAGTATTTTTATTGAATTTCAATAGCGATCCTACTGAGAGTTGGCAAGGACAAGACATCATGGTCGACTATATGAACAGCAATGTGTTCTCGATTGGTCGACGTCATTTGAATATGGTGGACTCGATTGATGTGATTAGTCTTAACAGCTGGGGAGAGTGGCATTGTCATCATTTTGAGGGCGAGAAAAGTATCTTGGATGCCCTATCGTTTGTAACGCCTGGTATGAAACGAGCCAGCGCTACCGTCTCGGTTGAGGTGATTAGTTGTTCAAGCAAGTTACGATCGCAAACTGAACGTACAGTGCAGAACCTGCTTTACAGAGCGGTACGGCTTAGTCGTCAGGCACAAAGTTCAACAACGTTAGGTTATGCCTTGCAGGTAGGTCGGCTGCGCTATGGTTTGTTTTTTAATAATCGTGGCATGCATTACGAGAATTTAAGTGATGCTAAATCTTTCTATCAACAGTTGTCTCAGCGCAAATTACTTGAGCTTCCCAGACCAACCTTAGGCGATGAACCATTTGCTAAAGTGCCAGCAGTGATCCAAGACTATGCCGCTAAAGGCGCGATTCAGTATTTCTTGCGTCAGAGGGAAGAGGGGTTAGACGTGTTTATTTTAGATGAGAAGAATGAGCTAAACCACTATGTGCAAGAGGGAACCGACGTGGATGCGTTAGTGAACAAGTTAAGCCATTATCACACATTTGAAGACCCTCAACTTGAAAGAGATAATTTCAATCTGCCACAGTTTTTTAAATTAGATCGAGTCAAAGGCGAGCTGGTTGCGCTGCCTTTTGGGGTGACGCAGGAGTCTTCAGAAGTCGACTTTTAA
- the cyaY gene encoding iron donor protein CyaY, with protein sequence MAITDFEFHQLVDEIFQTIDNAIEVLIDEQDADVDVDGSGNVLQLEFNGTSKIVINKQEPLHEIWLATQFGGYHFAYVDGKWMDERNGNEFLPFVVESIFKQSGLKLDI encoded by the coding sequence ATGGCTATAACAGATTTCGAATTTCATCAGTTGGTTGATGAAATATTTCAAACAATTGATAACGCGATAGAAGTACTGATTGATGAGCAAGATGCGGATGTAGATGTCGATGGCTCAGGTAATGTGCTGCAATTAGAGTTTAATGGCACATCTAAGATTGTTATCAACAAACAAGAACCGCTGCATGAGATTTGGTTAGCAACGCAGTTTGGCGGTTACCATTTCGCTTATGTTGACGGAAAGTGGATGGATGAGCGCAATGGCAATGAATTTTTGCCTTTCGTGGTTGAGTCTATCTTCAAGCAAAGTGGTTTAAAACTGGATATCTAG
- the ric gene encoding iron-sulfur cluster repair di-iron protein, whose protein sequence is MHQSKAPHSKESLLASRVGELVANDFRTAHLFSQFGIDFCCGGGISLERAIKRFDADEANVIDALLALDTQGTKEQGLDQLPLPDLLNYIEATHHTFVREKAPLLVEYSQKMVRAHGENHAEIKPLAGWIHALVEDLMPHLMKEERILFPAILGLHNQVEMQNCFGHIGNPINAMQYEHDDALQIFEKISELTNGFVPPAHACTTWRVCYASLAEFEADLKQHIYIENNILFPKALALTA, encoded by the coding sequence ATGCATCAATCAAAAGCCCCTCACTCGAAAGAAAGTCTACTTGCCTCTCGCGTTGGCGAATTAGTCGCTAACGATTTTCGCACTGCGCACCTGTTCAGTCAGTTCGGAATTGATTTTTGCTGTGGGGGTGGCATTTCATTAGAGCGCGCGATAAAACGCTTCGATGCCGATGAAGCTAATGTCATCGACGCACTACTCGCGCTTGATACTCAAGGCACTAAAGAGCAAGGTTTAGATCAACTGCCTTTACCCGACTTACTTAACTATATCGAAGCGACTCATCACACCTTTGTGAGAGAGAAAGCCCCGTTACTAGTGGAGTACAGCCAGAAAATGGTCCGTGCCCACGGTGAGAATCATGCAGAGATAAAACCATTAGCAGGCTGGATCCACGCACTAGTCGAAGACTTAATGCCGCACCTGATGAAAGAGGAGCGAATATTGTTCCCGGCGATTCTAGGCCTGCACAACCAAGTTGAAATGCAAAACTGCTTTGGCCATATCGGCAACCCTATCAATGCCATGCAATATGAGCATGACGATGCATTGCAGATCTTCGAGAAAATAAGTGAGCTCACGAACGGCTTTGTGCCACCCGCCCATGCCTGCACCACATGGCGCGTTTGCTACGCCAGTTTGGCTGAGTTTGAAGCGGATCTAAAACAGCATATTTATATCGAGAACAATATCTTGTTCCCCAAAGCGCTAGCACTAACCGCTTAA
- a CDS encoding DUF484 family protein translates to MIDNSNKTPPFDEILIREYLLDNPEFFSRYPELLLAMRIPHAERGAVSLVERKQEMLRQRVAQLEEEITALLAMASRNEQIYMFNSALSMQLLKCEDMGELRQVLSNGLKEQFQFSHVRLITVHDIDSELSQIWSKRLSSGYYFGRLTNEESKRLFGGEVGSVALSRLSKECGQVIFAIASQDPMHFHPEMDHLLLSQLKQLLDHQLTKI, encoded by the coding sequence ATGATAGATAACTCGAACAAGACTCCCCCCTTCGATGAAATTCTGATCCGCGAATACTTGCTGGATAATCCAGAATTTTTTAGCCGTTACCCAGAGCTATTGTTAGCCATGCGTATTCCGCATGCGGAGCGCGGCGCGGTGTCATTAGTTGAACGTAAACAAGAGATGTTACGCCAACGAGTGGCTCAGTTAGAAGAGGAGATCACCGCGTTGCTAGCGATGGCATCGCGTAATGAGCAGATCTACATGTTTAACAGTGCATTATCTATGCAGCTACTAAAATGTGAAGATATGGGCGAACTACGCCAAGTCTTGTCTAATGGCCTAAAAGAGCAGTTTCAGTTCAGTCATGTAAGGCTGATCACCGTACATGACATCGATAGTGAGCTATCACAGATCTGGAGTAAACGACTCAGCTCTGGTTACTATTTTGGCCGTCTGACTAATGAAGAGTCGAAGCGTCTATTTGGGGGCGAAGTGGGCTCGGTAGCACTGTCTCGATTGTCTAAGGAATGCGGTCAGGTCATTTTTGCGATTGCCAGCCAAGATCCTATGCACTTTCATCCAGAGATGGATCATCTTCTTCTATCACAGCTTAAACAGTTACTTGATCACCAGCTGACCAAAATCTAA
- the xerC gene encoding tyrosine recombinase XerC yields the protein MADEALSDNSVWLSSFERYLRTERQVSAYTVRNYLFELKRVEKLFSETESWLSQQHDSLQAILAKLHRKGLSPRSLSLTLSSLKQFYEFLLREQQLKINPAISLTAPKQGKPLPKNMDVDSVSHLLDIDANDPLSFRDKAIMELFYSSGLRLGELAALNAADIQFSEAQVKVLGKGSKERIVPIGKLALAAITQWLEIKRDIACEGDALFVTAKGKRLAHRSIQARLAKWGQEQAIGMKVHPHKLRHSFATHMLESSADLRAVQELLGHANLSTTQVYTSLDFQHLAKVYDGAHPRARKRGNS from the coding sequence ATGGCTGACGAAGCGTTATCGGATAATTCAGTTTGGTTGAGCAGTTTTGAGCGTTACCTGCGCACTGAGCGTCAAGTTTCAGCTTATACGGTGCGTAACTACCTGTTTGAGCTAAAGCGAGTCGAAAAGCTATTTAGCGAGACTGAGTCATGGTTGTCACAGCAACATGACTCCCTGCAGGCTATTTTAGCTAAATTGCACCGCAAGGGCTTAAGCCCACGCTCCTTGTCATTAACTCTCTCCTCTTTAAAGCAGTTCTATGAGTTTTTACTTAGAGAGCAACAGTTAAAAATTAATCCGGCTATCAGCCTTACCGCACCCAAGCAGGGCAAGCCTTTGCCTAAGAATATGGATGTCGACTCTGTATCACATCTACTTGATATCGACGCTAACGATCCACTAAGTTTTCGAGATAAAGCCATCATGGAGCTGTTTTACTCCTCGGGGCTGCGTCTTGGAGAACTCGCTGCGCTTAATGCTGCCGATATTCAGTTTTCAGAGGCGCAAGTTAAAGTGCTGGGTAAGGGCAGCAAAGAGCGGATCGTGCCCATTGGTAAGTTGGCATTAGCCGCTATTACCCAGTGGCTAGAGATTAAGCGAGATATCGCCTGTGAAGGCGATGCGTTATTTGTCACAGCAAAGGGTAAGCGTTTGGCGCATAGAAGTATTCAAGCGCGTTTAGCCAAGTGGGGACAAGAGCAAGCCATAGGCATGAAGGTGCACCCGCATAAATTACGCCACTCTTTTGCGACGCATATGCTCGAGTCCAGTGCCGATCTACGTGCGGTGCAGGAGCTGTTAGGTCACGCCAACTTGTCGACTACCCAAGTTTATACCAGTCTAGACTTTCAACATCTTGCCAAGGTATACGACGGTGCACATCCAAGAGCGAGAAAAAGAGGCAACAGCTGA
- the hemC gene encoding hydroxymethylbilane synthase, translating into MSQNLIRIATRKSPLAMWQAEFVKAELEKIHEGLTVELLPMSTKGDIILDTPLAKVGGKGLFVKELEVAMLEGKADIAVHSMKDVPVEFPEGLGLEVICEREDPRDAFVSNTYKTIEDLPQGAVVGTSSLRRQCQIRAARPDLVIKDLRGNVGTRLAKLDAGNYDAIILAAAGLKRLKLEERIASFISAEQSLPANGQGAVGIECRTDDARVKALLAPLEHAETRMRVTAERAMNTRLEGGCQVPIGAYAEIDGDTLSLRGLVGNPDGSQIITAASSGNKADAEKLGVALAEELLAKGAKTILDAVYANA; encoded by the coding sequence ATGTCTCAAAATCTGATCCGAATCGCAACTCGTAAGAGCCCTCTTGCCATGTGGCAAGCCGAATTTGTGAAAGCTGAACTGGAAAAAATCCATGAAGGCCTCACAGTAGAATTGCTACCAATGAGTACCAAAGGTGACATCATCTTAGACACCCCACTGGCTAAAGTCGGTGGTAAAGGCTTGTTCGTTAAAGAGTTAGAAGTCGCTATGCTAGAAGGCAAAGCCGATATCGCTGTTCACTCAATGAAAGACGTACCCGTTGAATTCCCAGAGGGTCTAGGCCTTGAGGTGATTTGTGAGCGTGAAGATCCACGCGACGCATTCGTATCAAACACCTATAAAACTATTGAAGATCTGCCACAAGGCGCAGTAGTTGGCACCTCTAGTCTACGTCGTCAGTGCCAAATTCGTGCTGCTCGCCCAGATCTCGTCATCAAGGATCTGCGCGGTAACGTGGGGACTCGTCTAGCAAAACTAGATGCGGGCAACTACGATGCCATTATTCTTGCAGCTGCAGGCCTTAAGCGTCTAAAACTAGAAGAAAGAATCGCTAGCTTTATCTCTGCAGAGCAATCACTACCTGCAAACGGCCAAGGCGCTGTCGGTATTGAATGTCGTACTGATGACGCTCGTGTTAAAGCGCTACTGGCTCCACTTGAGCACGCTGAAACTCGTATGCGCGTTACAGCAGAACGTGCTATGAACACCCGTCTTGAAGGTGGTTGTCAGGTACCTATCGGCGCATACGCCGAAATCGACGGCGACACATTAAGCCTACGCGGCCTAGTGGGTAACCCAGATGGTAGCCAAATCATCACTGCTGCGTCTTCTGGTAATAAGGCCGATGCCGAAAAGCTAGGTGTTGCTCTAGCAGAAGAGTTACTCGCCAAGGGTGCTAAAACCATTCTTGACGCTGTTTACGCGAACGCGTAA
- a CDS encoding HAD-IA family hydrolase translates to MKIFIRPQPFEAISFDLDDTLYDNRPIIRNAEAALQKFLHQAYPKSAKWQFADWRRLKFALFSDSPELRNDTTAARLAMLERGLLQLGYDAQTAQTGAQAGLDHFVKHRSHFKVSTEVIELLAQLKQKYRLVGITNGNVDHQRIGLEGVFEFVLHPGHGYKQKPSPEMFVLAAEKLGLPLANILHVGDSASSDVDGARVAGCQTVWLNPSFGGTEKSSANGLLPHIEISSVQQLRQLL, encoded by the coding sequence ATGAAGATCTTTATTCGCCCACAGCCCTTTGAAGCCATTAGCTTCGACTTAGATGATACCCTCTATGATAATCGGCCAATCATTCGAAACGCCGAAGCCGCGCTACAGAAGTTTTTACATCAAGCCTATCCTAAGTCTGCCAAGTGGCAGTTTGCCGATTGGCGCAGGCTTAAATTCGCTCTGTTTAGTGACTCTCCTGAGCTGCGTAATGATACGACCGCCGCGCGATTGGCAATGTTAGAACGTGGTCTACTGCAATTGGGTTATGACGCTCAAACCGCGCAAACAGGCGCACAGGCAGGTCTTGATCACTTCGTGAAGCATCGTAGTCACTTCAAAGTATCGACTGAGGTTATTGAGCTGCTGGCTCAGCTTAAGCAGAAGTATCGCTTAGTTGGGATCACCAATGGTAATGTCGACCATCAAAGGATCGGTTTAGAGGGGGTATTCGAGTTCGTACTGCACCCCGGGCACGGCTATAAGCAAAAGCCATCACCAGAGATGTTTGTATTGGCCGCTGAAAAACTGGGGCTACCTTTGGCAAATATTCTTCATGTTGGTGACAGCGCATCGAGCGATGTCGATGGTGCAAGGGTGGCTGGTTGTCAGACCGTGTGGCTTAACCCGAGCTTTGGGGGAACTGAGAAGTCGAGCGCCAACGGGCTATTACCTCATATTGAGATATCGTCTGTGCAGCAGCTGAGGCAGCTTCTCTAG
- the lysA gene encoding diaminopimelate decarboxylase: protein MDHFLYQADELYAEQCQVAELAKQHGTPLYIYSRATLERHWHAFDNAVSDHPHLICYAVKANSNIAVLNVLARLGSGFDIVSGGELSRVIEAGGDPAKVVFSGVGKTVEEMEMALNLGIYCFNVESAAELEQLNLVALRLGKVAPVSLRVNPDVDAGTHPYISTGLKENKFGIAMEGAEAIFTRANELPGLEVKGVDCHIGSQLTEIKPFLDAMDRMLALIDRLAEQGIEIKHFDVGGGLGVTYDEEVPPQPDVYAAALLERLDGRDLKLIFEPGRAIAANAGIFVTQVLYLKENSDKRFALVDGAMNDLIRPSLYSAWQKIIPVIERAGEMQTYDVVGPVCETGDFLGKDRELNILAGDYLAIRSSGAYGFTMSSNYNSRPRAAELMVDGDKAYVIREREKLAQLWQGEQILP from the coding sequence TTGGATCATTTTTTATATCAAGCAGATGAGCTTTATGCGGAGCAATGTCAAGTTGCCGAGCTCGCCAAGCAGCATGGAACGCCGCTATATATCTATTCCCGTGCAACCTTAGAACGCCATTGGCACGCCTTTGATAATGCTGTGAGCGATCATCCACACCTTATCTGTTATGCGGTAAAGGCAAACTCAAACATTGCGGTACTTAACGTATTGGCACGTTTAGGTAGTGGCTTTGATATTGTCTCTGGTGGCGAGCTGTCTCGAGTGATTGAGGCGGGCGGCGACCCAGCTAAGGTGGTTTTCTCCGGCGTGGGTAAAACGGTCGAAGAGATGGAGATGGCGCTTAATCTTGGTATTTATTGTTTTAATGTCGAGTCTGCAGCCGAACTTGAACAGCTCAACTTGGTTGCTTTGCGCTTAGGAAAAGTGGCCCCAGTGTCGCTACGAGTGAATCCCGATGTCGATGCGGGCACCCACCCTTATATCTCAACGGGTCTAAAAGAGAATAAATTTGGTATTGCGATGGAAGGGGCTGAGGCTATCTTTACCCGTGCCAATGAATTACCAGGCCTTGAAGTTAAGGGCGTTGATTGCCATATCGGCTCTCAACTTACCGAAATTAAGCCCTTCTTAGATGCGATGGATCGTATGCTCGCGCTAATCGATCGCTTAGCAGAACAAGGCATCGAAATTAAGCATTTTGATGTGGGCGGTGGGCTCGGTGTGACTTATGATGAAGAAGTGCCGCCACAGCCGGACGTCTATGCCGCGGCATTACTTGAGCGATTAGATGGCCGAGATCTTAAATTAATATTTGAGCCTGGCCGCGCTATTGCTGCCAACGCCGGCATTTTCGTTACCCAAGTGCTTTACCTTAAAGAAAACAGCGATAAGCGTTTTGCCTTGGTCGATGGTGCCATGAATGATTTGATCCGCCCATCGCTTTATAGCGCCTGGCAGAAGATTATTCCTGTGATTGAGCGTGCGGGCGAGATGCAAACCTATGACGTTGTTGGACCCGTGTGTGAAACCGGTGATTTCCTAGGTAAAGATCGCGAGCTTAATATACTCGCAGGTGATTATCTTGCCATTCGTTCATCGGGAGCCTACGGCTTTACTATGTCATCTAATTACAATTCTCGTCCACGTGCAGCAGAGCTGATGGTGGATGGTGATAAAGCCTATGTCATTCGAGAGCGAGAAAAATTAGCTCAATTATGGCAAGGTGAGCAGATCCTGCCGTAA